From a single Couchioplanes caeruleus genomic region:
- a CDS encoding anti-sigma factor family protein — protein MTQEQHFDVAAYALGVLDERDAARFEDHLIDCPACAIELESLLPVVDILSDVDADALVATEQSRRDGMVLKKMIGEVKQERRRANSRRLYSLAAAVVIFAMLSIGALFAGGKLLAPDPQSPQAQAPPRSSKNLDPLPLAKGGLGGTPLAGEVLTNTDSRTNVTASVGFEPKDWGTQVSFAVSNVKGPLTCRLVAVRTDGNSEVLSTWTVGEKGWGTAAQPEPLLLQAATALPRADIAHIQVQSIDSKGATETLVRVP, from the coding sequence ATGACACAGGAACAGCACTTCGACGTCGCCGCGTACGCCCTGGGCGTGCTCGACGAACGCGACGCCGCCCGCTTCGAGGACCATCTGATCGACTGCCCGGCGTGCGCGATCGAGCTGGAGTCCCTGCTGCCCGTGGTGGACATCCTGTCGGACGTCGACGCCGACGCACTCGTGGCCACCGAGCAGTCGCGCCGCGACGGCATGGTGCTCAAGAAGATGATCGGCGAGGTGAAGCAGGAGCGGCGCCGGGCCAACAGCCGGCGGCTGTACTCGCTCGCCGCGGCGGTCGTGATCTTCGCGATGCTCTCCATCGGTGCGCTCTTCGCCGGGGGTAAGTTGCTGGCCCCCGACCCGCAGAGCCCGCAGGCGCAGGCGCCGCCGCGGTCCAGCAAGAACCTCGACCCGCTGCCGCTGGCCAAGGGTGGCCTCGGTGGCACGCCGCTGGCCGGTGAGGTGCTCACCAACACGGACTCGCGGACCAACGTGACCGCCTCGGTGGGCTTCGAGCCGAAGGACTGGGGCACCCAGGTGTCGTTCGCGGTCTCCAACGTCAAGGGCCCGCTGACGTGCCGGCTCGTCGCCGTGCGGACCGACGGCAACTCGGAGGTGCTGTCGACCTGGACCGTGGGGGAGAAGGGCTGGGGCACCGCCGCCCAGCCGGAGCCGCTGCTGCTGCAGGCCGCCACGGCGCTCCCGCGGGCCGACATCGCGCACATCCAGGTGCAGTCGATCGACTCCAAGGGCGCGACGGAGACGCTCGTCCGGGTTCCCTGA
- a CDS encoding COG4315 family predicted lipoprotein — translation MIVVSAAIAAAFALPGCAPAGYNSGGSDYGAQPAANAVDATPGATAEPTAGATPGAETGDGADEASDTPELSEDEVTTELKAAKVKRMGETVQNEDGFVLYRFDKDKVKPDVVSNCNGDCEKTWPPALINKGEEPKLEGVDADLVGTVERKDGTLQLTLDKWPLYTYIGDKKPGQWKGQNVASAWFVVTPEGKKNLTCLPPPSKAVAPPADDKGSDSQDSGGDAGSDSSGSDYSY, via the coding sequence TTGATCGTCGTCAGCGCCGCGATCGCGGCGGCGTTCGCGCTGCCCGGTTGCGCTCCCGCCGGTTACAACAGCGGCGGCAGTGACTACGGTGCCCAGCCGGCCGCCAACGCGGTCGACGCGACCCCGGGCGCCACGGCCGAGCCGACCGCCGGCGCCACGCCCGGCGCGGAGACCGGGGACGGCGCCGACGAGGCCTCGGACACCCCGGAGCTCAGCGAGGACGAGGTCACCACGGAGCTGAAGGCCGCCAAGGTCAAGCGGATGGGCGAGACCGTCCAGAACGAGGACGGCTTCGTGCTCTACCGCTTCGACAAGGACAAGGTGAAGCCCGACGTCGTCTCCAACTGCAACGGCGACTGCGAGAAGACCTGGCCGCCCGCTCTGATCAACAAGGGCGAGGAGCCGAAGCTCGAGGGCGTCGACGCGGACCTCGTCGGCACGGTCGAGCGCAAGGACGGCACGCTGCAGCTGACCCTCGACAAGTGGCCGCTGTACACGTACATCGGCGACAAGAAGCCCGGGCAGTGGAAGGGCCAGAACGTCGCGAGCGCCTGGTTCGTCGTCACGCCGGAAGGCAAGAAGAACCTCACCTGCCTCCCGCCGCCGTCGAAGGCCGTGGCGCCCCCCGCCGACGACAAGGGCAGCGACTCGCAGGACAGCGGCGGCGACGCCGGTTCCGACAGCTCCGGGTCGGACTACAGCTACTGA
- a CDS encoding DUF4142 domain-containing protein: protein MIAARSSRRLQRWLVGVSAMSLAFLLAPAGVARAADSTPVPVPPNTGLTDKGTGTVTAADRDFVIKVRLAGLWEIPAGNMAVEKSDDPRIQEIGRNISAQHVVLDKLDIAVAKKLGVALPNQPNGDQQGWLNEMRTAPTSRQFDQIYIDRLRAAHGKIFPAIATIRASTRNDSVRKLAQEANQFVMTHMTLLESSGIVDYSQLPTLPPPAAAGKGPVPVDNAMLAAASSPGGVPGVSTSVILLVLAGALVAGVVTTMRIFRAR, encoded by the coding sequence ATGATTGCCGCTCGCTCTTCTCGCCGGCTTCAGCGCTGGCTGGTGGGCGTCTCGGCAATGTCCCTGGCGTTCCTGCTGGCCCCGGCCGGCGTTGCCCGGGCGGCCGATTCGACGCCCGTACCGGTCCCGCCCAACACCGGGCTGACCGACAAGGGCACCGGCACGGTCACCGCGGCGGACCGGGACTTCGTCATCAAGGTCCGGCTCGCCGGACTCTGGGAGATCCCGGCGGGCAACATGGCCGTCGAGAAGTCGGACGACCCGCGGATCCAGGAGATCGGCCGGAACATCTCGGCCCAGCACGTCGTGCTCGACAAGCTCGACATCGCGGTGGCCAAGAAGCTGGGCGTCGCCCTGCCGAACCAGCCCAACGGCGACCAGCAGGGCTGGCTCAACGAGATGCGTACGGCGCCCACGAGCCGGCAGTTCGACCAGATCTACATCGACCGGCTCCGCGCGGCGCACGGCAAGATCTTCCCGGCGATCGCGACGATCCGGGCCAGCACCCGCAACGACTCGGTGCGCAAGCTGGCGCAGGAGGCCAACCAGTTCGTCATGACGCACATGACCCTGCTGGAGAGCAGCGGCATCGTCGACTACTCCCAGCTGCCGACGCTTCCGCCGCCGGCCGCCGCCGGCAAGGGGCCGGTACCGGTCGACAACGCGATGCTCGCCGCCGCCAGCAGCCCGGGTGGCGTACCCGGGGTGAGCACCTCGGTCATCCTGCTCGTCCTCGCCGGTGCCCTGGTGGCCGGCGTGGTCACCACGATGCGCATCTTCCGGGCGCGCTAG
- a CDS encoding Pecanex-like protein 1 → MRRSQYRRESKYSKWFTGRRRIIAAAATLVAFGGIVTVTQVSDASTKRSTQRALAACNNIQAPKRSKLSTETRRGTYTTNKGRVTQHADDGSGDIPTTDQMRARCRQWVMQNAGNQGGGGNNGGGGASPAPSNSTAAGGDQNGGGQNGGQNGGQNGGQNGGQNGGQNGGNNGGGAATPPPGAGLGILTNSCSTSQLTPHDGFQNGNRCVSTEFGEVGSQENNPSLLITEAPTEVQPNTPFTLKVSTRNLIRDRFLAAGQGGYYVESSVLQDGIVRGHFHTACRMLASTNEAPDPAPVPAFFVATEDKQGGRAPDTVTIQVPGLPQAGTAQCASWAGDGSHRIPMMQRANQTPAFDAVRIEVGGGGNGDQGGQNQGGQDQGQQQGGQDQGQQQGGQDQGQQQGGQDQGQQQGGQQQDQNGGQNNGGRNGNNN, encoded by the coding sequence ATGCGAAGGTCGCAGTACCGGCGCGAATCCAAGTACTCCAAGTGGTTCACCGGTCGGCGCCGGATCATCGCCGCGGCAGCCACGTTGGTTGCCTTCGGTGGCATCGTCACCGTCACGCAGGTGTCGGACGCAAGCACCAAGCGTTCCACGCAGCGTGCTCTGGCCGCTTGCAACAACATCCAGGCGCCGAAGCGGTCGAAGCTGTCGACCGAGACCCGGCGGGGCACCTACACCACGAACAAGGGCCGGGTGACCCAGCACGCCGACGACGGCTCGGGTGACATCCCGACCACCGATCAGATGCGGGCCCGCTGTCGCCAGTGGGTGATGCAGAACGCCGGCAACCAGGGCGGCGGTGGCAACAACGGTGGTGGCGGCGCGAGCCCGGCCCCGTCGAACAGCACCGCGGCCGGCGGCGACCAGAACGGTGGCGGCCAGAACGGCGGTCAGAACGGCGGTCAGAACGGCGGCCAGAACGGCGGCCAGAACGGCGGTCAGAACGGCGGCAACAACGGCGGCGGCGCCGCGACCCCGCCCCCGGGCGCTGGCCTGGGCATCCTGACCAACAGCTGCTCCACCAGCCAGCTCACGCCGCACGACGGCTTCCAGAACGGCAACCGCTGCGTCTCCACCGAGTTCGGTGAGGTCGGCTCGCAGGAGAACAACCCGTCGCTGCTCATCACCGAGGCGCCGACCGAGGTGCAGCCGAACACCCCGTTCACCCTCAAGGTGAGCACCCGCAACCTGATCCGCGACCGGTTCCTCGCGGCCGGCCAGGGTGGCTACTACGTCGAGTCCTCGGTGCTGCAGGACGGCATCGTCCGCGGCCACTTCCACACCGCCTGCCGCATGCTGGCCAGCACCAACGAGGCGCCGGACCCCGCTCCCGTCCCCGCGTTCTTCGTCGCGACGGAGGACAAGCAGGGCGGCCGGGCCCCCGACACCGTGACGATCCAGGTTCCGGGCCTGCCGCAGGCGGGCACCGCCCAGTGCGCCTCGTGGGCCGGTGACGGCTCGCACCGCATCCCGATGATGCAGCGCGCCAACCAGACCCCGGCCTTCGACGCGGTCCGCATCGAGGTCGGCGGCGGCGGCAACGGTGACCAGGGCGGCCAGAACCAGGGCGGCCAGGACCAGGGTCAGCAGCAGGGCGGCCAGGACCAGGGTCAGCAGCAGGGCGGCCAGGACCAGGGCCAGCAGCAGGGCGGCCAGGACCAGGGCCAGCAGCAGGGCGGCCAGCAGCAGGACCAGAACGGCGGCCAGAACAACGGCGGCCGCAACGGCAACAATAACTAG
- a CDS encoding DNA-3-methyladenine glycosylase family protein, with protein MARVTTTATRRLRPLDGYLFTRTLRSLLVVRHDPCGKLVDGEFWLAARTPDGPATLCLARDGAELSATGHGPGAGWIVERADAIAGLRDDLGDFPAKAAGHPLVARLARTFSGVRFPATGLVFHRLIRAVLEQKVTGIEAHRAYRAMVRHFGEPAPGPVELLLPPDPEAVAATPYWVFHPFGVEQKRTQALLRCAVGAARLELCGDSAEATRRLTAIPGIGPWTAAEVVRTAYGDPDAVSVGDYHIPNTVAWALAGEARGTDARMLELLAPYAGHRGRVCDLLAAGGIMAPRFGPRMPIRSFARF; from the coding sequence GTGGCCCGGGTGACGACGACGGCGACCCGCCGGCTGCGACCGCTGGACGGCTACCTCTTCACGAGGACGCTGCGGTCGTTGCTCGTTGTCCGGCACGATCCCTGCGGCAAGCTCGTGGACGGCGAGTTCTGGCTCGCCGCGCGTACCCCCGACGGTCCGGCGACCCTGTGCCTCGCCCGCGACGGCGCGGAGCTGAGCGCGACCGGGCACGGGCCCGGCGCGGGGTGGATCGTCGAGCGGGCCGACGCGATCGCCGGGCTGCGGGACGACCTGGGTGACTTCCCGGCCAAGGCGGCCGGGCATCCGCTGGTCGCGCGGCTGGCCAGGACCTTCTCGGGGGTACGGTTCCCCGCCACCGGCCTGGTGTTCCACCGCCTGATCCGGGCGGTGCTGGAGCAGAAGGTGACCGGCATCGAGGCGCACCGGGCGTACCGGGCCATGGTGCGGCACTTCGGGGAGCCCGCGCCGGGACCGGTGGAGCTGCTGCTGCCGCCCGATCCCGAGGCGGTGGCCGCTACGCCGTACTGGGTGTTCCATCCGTTCGGGGTCGAGCAGAAGCGCACCCAGGCGTTGCTGCGCTGCGCGGTCGGGGCGGCCCGGCTGGAGCTGTGCGGGGACAGCGCCGAGGCGACGCGCCGGCTGACCGCGATCCCCGGGATCGGGCCGTGGACGGCGGCCGAGGTGGTGCGCACGGCGTACGGCGACCCCGACGCGGTCAGCGTGGGTGACTACCACATCCCGAACACCGTGGCGTGGGCGCTGGCCGGGGAGGCGCGCGGGACGGACGCGCGGATGCTGGAGCTGCTGGCGCCGTACGCGGGGCATCGGGGCCGGGTCTGCGACCTGCTGGCGGCGGGCGGCATCATGGCCCCCCGCTTCGGCCCCCGGATGCCGATCCGGTCCTTCGCCCGCTTCTGA